In Buchnera aphidicola (Sipha maydis), the following proteins share a genomic window:
- the aroK gene encoding shikimate kinase AroK translates to MKKNKNLFLIGPMGAGKSTIGKYLSKNLQMKFYDSDQEIEKRTGADINWVFDIEGESGFRKRETKIISELTKKKGIVLATGGGSILSSENRKFLSARGIVIYLNITIEKQLLRTRKDKNRPLLQNKDSLKSTLEKLAKERNYLYKKISDIIINADNYSAKTIVQNIIKSLNL, encoded by the coding sequence ATGAAAAAAAATAAAAATTTATTTTTAATAGGTCCTATGGGTGCTGGAAAAAGTACAATAGGTAAATATTTATCAAAAAATCTTCAGATGAAATTTTATGATTCTGATCAGGAAATTGAAAAAAGAACTGGTGCTGATATAAATTGGGTTTTTGATATTGAAGGAGAGTCTGGTTTTAGAAAGAGAGAGACAAAAATTATTTCTGAATTAACTAAAAAAAAGGGAATTGTTTTAGCTACTGGGGGAGGATCTATACTTTCAAGTGAAAATCGAAAATTTTTATCTGCTCGTGGAATAGTTATTTATTTAAATATAACTATTGAAAAACAATTATTAAGAACTAGAAAAGATAAAAATAGACCTTTATTACAAAATAAAGATTCTTTAAAATCTACTTTAGAGAAATTAGCAAAAGAACGAAATTATTTATATAAAAAAATTTCTGACATTATAATTAATGCAGATAATTATAGCGCAAAAACTATTGTACAAAATATTATTAAATCGTTAAATTTATGA